AgccattttcacaaaactaaaggTCAATAAAGTTTGTCATGAAGATTTATCATTTACTACCTATTCCAACTAAAGTAAAAAGATGCTCAAAATAATGTATCATAGAGCTTGTAGACAAATTTAAGGAAAAACACTTCCAACTAAAGTAAAAAGATGCTCAAAATAATGTATCATAGAGCTTGTAGACAAATTTAAGGAAAAACACCTCATCTTGTGAAGTATGCTGGACATTTTTTCTCTCCTCTTTGTCCTTTTGTGAGTACCCAACTTTCTCTTAGCCACCTTCAATGTGTGCTTGTCCTTTCCAACTTCCAATAGCTCACGGTGCAAATCTAGCTACCTCTCGACTTAAACTCCTCACAAAATGAACCATTTTGCTTGTTTTCTATGGAAAAGTAAGTATGTAACTTTAGTTTTGTTACACTAAAAAGTGAAGTGAAAAAAACAATAATGACATCAATGGAGATGTCTTATTAGTTGTGATTTGGAAAAAAGTGATGATGCTCTGGAGTAGTTGAAGTGAAATCTTTTGTTATGGAGATGTAGTATTTACTTTTTGTTTGCTTGTTCTTGGTTTTTGGATTTGTTTGGGGTTTTCTTGCTAGTTTCCTGCTAGATTCTTTGAATGAAATATTCCTTGTTGCtgtaaaaaaaaggttaagtgagcATGGTATGCTCGTTGTGAAATATGCTTCATTTTCTATAACTGACAGTTGGAAGAGAAACTGAGGCAAGTATATACAAAAATTCcttaaaaaagaaacacaaaataATGACTTTTGTGCAAACCTTTTGGTTATAGTGCCCATAATGTAAAGGTTGATGATGCTAACATACAATATTGCTATGATTCAGATTTATGTCATAAATAGTAAACATTTAGAAAATCCTGAGGTTCGAGTCCACGAGTTCTAAAAAACCAAGTTGGAATAGTAAACTGACAAACATTAAGGGAATTCAAAGCAGCGTTACAAAGGAATTAAAAAAAAGGTACGCACAGCTTTGAGGTCAGAAGTACTCCATATGAACACCGATAGCGCTTAAGAAACCATTATTCTTGCCATGAAAACCAACTACTTTCCCAGAAGATGCTGGTGAACTATAAGAAACATACCCTGCCCTCCTTTCTTCTCCATAAGGAACATGGATCCTCAAATTTGTATGAATTTAATAGAGAGTACAGCTTCCAACCCATCAAACCCTTTAACAGGCCCACATAACCCAGATATTCCAGTCAAATACTCACCATTATCTTCCAAATTAACCTGCAAATATCATGGTTTTGTTTACAGCCAATATGAATCAAGAAGTTAGCGACACAAAAAAGTGTTAAAGTACATACCAGATGTATTTCAACTCCATCTGTTCCTCCATGGATTTGTGACATTACAGATTTACCATCCGATTTCAGATATTCAAATTGCAGGCCTTAAATGACATTCAGCTCGATCTAGTAAATGAACGCACACTTGTTTGATAGTAGAAAAAACTCCATCATCCCACGGTTGCTTCCACATGCTCCCCACAGGCCTGCATCCCTTGGCAATGTCATTATAGACTTACTGCAGCATAACTGTAAAGTAAAATAATCAATCAGCAAGATAAAGAAGACTATTTCAATCCGCTTCAGAAAAGAAATACAAGAAGAGACTTTAACAGATTACAAGAGAATGAACCCCATTCTTTATTTTGCCTTCATATGTAGAAGTTGGAGGTGATGCGGGTGATTTGTGTATCGCATAAACCCCAATAGCATTGAGGTAATAACTGTTTGTCAACCCATGGAATCCGACAATCACCTCGTCTTTGACATCATATGAGAAAGCAGTGTCATCATCAGTGCCATACGGGCCATAAAGGTCCAGATTCGTCTTAAAGCATATCGACTTTACTACTAAACCATATAAATGTACACTACCAACTGTCCCACTTATTGACATCAAATATTCATTAGGGTAAAAGGAAATCTGCAAAAATAGAAACATAAGTCGTTGATGCTAAAATATGTGTGAAATGACATCAAACAACAGTCAGTGGATATAAGTTACCATGGTCATTTTGTTGTCAGTCCTATGAACTTTGCGACCAAAGAATGAGCTTTGAGGTTCACCAAAAACTGCAGTTGGTTTGAAATTCGATGGAGTCAACAGCTTTTCCATGCTTAACAATTATCTTTTCAATAGAGCTTTGAAGAATATTAAACCCATTTTTCCCCATCTGAACCACCCCATGGTCCATGAGTTATTAATCCTTTGAAATCGCTTGTACCTCCCTGCAAATTAAACAAAAGAATCGAAACTCAAACAACAATGTATAAAACagaaaatattttaataaaattgTAACATTACCATCTCAATATTGATATTTGGTTAGTTACCTACCTGCAACAATCAGCCCTGATTAGAAAGTAGAAGTCAATCAGCTACTCTATATCACAGACTCGTATCCTTCAATTATCCAAAATCTAAAACTAAATAATTTAATTGTTGATCTTTATCTCACAACCTAAGAAAATTACTTTGAATACTTTGAATTAAGTGATGCAACTCACCCTAAAAGGTAAACAAATGCATTGCACGAACCCCCTCACCATTAGATTTCAGTTTTGAAACAATAAGCATAATTAAGAGTACTTTCAacacatttagtaagttgaaATTGAGATATCTACGGTTAATTAAAATTGAGAAGATAAAACtgttttagataaagataaatgAAGATGAAACACATATTAAACACGAATAATCAAACAAAGTATAGAAGAGTACAAATCGACAAAACAAACCTGGTTGATTCAAAGATTCAAAATCGAGTTTGAGAGATTAATCGCCAAAGCAGAATCTCGCAATATCTCTCAATTTCCTAAAACTTCAATATGGAATCACAGATCTGGCCGGAAACCAAAACAAAAACCAATAATCAGCCAAAAAAGCTCACTTAAACATATCAAATAGCAAATCTAGATCTTAACAAATAATCATCAAAATATGTTGAATATGATCTATAACGAATCTCATCCTTCTGAAACAACAAATCTAGATCTTAATCTCTGATCACCGCAATGATCATTGACGAAAGTTTCATCAAAACACATCAAATCCATACACAAAACGTAGATCAAAGAACGATCAACACGAATATGTAAACGAAATCGTCAAAAACAACGAAGAAAAACGAAGATCTGAAGAAAACGCGTTGGAAAAAGGGTTTTTGAAAAGATGAAACATGGGTCGTCTCGTCTCTTTTTCTCTGGGTTTTGGAATTTGTTTTGCAGATTTGGTTTGGTGACAatgaatttgaattttgaatgtgttATGgtatttattaataattaaacatTTGGTATTATTATGTCTTTTGTCATTAGTTAAGGGGGCTCCTTGTAACTCATTACAGTATTTATAATTGTTTCTACGTATTAATAAATCATTCAGAGATATTATCAATCTTCTTCACCCCTAGTTTCTCTCTTACTCTGGTTTAACCCTATCAAGGGTATCAGAGCTCTCTATCGATCCCTTTCGGATTCAATTTCAACCATGACCAACACAAGGAACCAAGACATAGACAAATCGATCAAGGAGCATGAGAAGGCAATCGTTGAACTTCAGGCTTCTCTTGCGGCTATGATGAACCAACAGGAACAACTCTTGAAGAAGGCGAACGAGAACTCTGGTTCGGACCGCTACTCGGGTGCGTTTAGCGACCAtgaccaaaacaacaacaatcggCCGATGAGAGTGGGTAAAATCGAATTTCCCAAATTCAAGGGCGAAGATGTCAAGGGTTGGGTATACCGGTGTGAGCACTTTTTCTCGATTGACGAGACACCAGCGAACTTGAAAGTCAAGTGTGCCGTCGTCCACTTCGAGGGGGACGCGATTCAATGGCACCAAGCCTACATGAAAATCAGGGGGACGCCCATAACCGAGTTACCTTGGGAGGACTATGTACGAGCCATCACAGCCCGTTTCTCTAATGCAATGTTCGAGGATGCTATGGAAGAGTTAGCATCTCTCAACCAGGAAGATGACTTGCAGGAATATAACTCGAATTTTGACAGGCTAATCAACAAGGTTACGATTAGTGAAGAACAGGCGGTAAGCCTCTACTTGAAGGGGCTGAAACAAGAGATTAAGGGCCCGGTGAAGATGTTCAAGCCTCGAACCCTACACGAGGCATACGGGTTGGCGAGAATTCAAAACATTAACAACAAAAACCTGATGAACTCCATCCTTACCAGTAAAGGGGCACCGCTAAAAACCCAAGAGACAACGCGTATTACACCACCTATGAATGCAAATAAATTACCTCTACTACCAGCTCCATATTCGAAACCTACTAAACCTATTACCAACAATCCACGCCGCCTAACCATTAAGGAACTGGAACGAAAAAGATCAAAAGGTGAGTGTTTTTGGTGCACCGAAAAGTTTGTACCGGGCCATaagtgtgacaaccggtaattaatggcctctaattacgtgattaacaaatGATTAAAGCGATAATAAACAGTTTTTACgacgcaaattaacttaattaggccgtTGGAGTGTCTTGGAACGCCTAATCGACTTTATAGCGCGTGTATGACAATCTGCGGAGAAATCGTTGGATATTAAACGAAAACGAATAGAAACCAAACAAAATACATAAAACGCCGACAAATATGATATTTTTATGAAATATTTAACCTATTAATTAAATTTTAAGAAACACGGTCGAAACCAGATTAAAAACGAAGAGCAACGCCATTTTACGCGATTTATACCGTGATCGACGAACAAACGCGCATACATCGACTATCGACCATAAAATTTCGCGTTTAACACTAAAATTTTATTCTATGATATTCCGACAACTTCGGGTTTCGAAAACGGGTTCATAAGATTTGGCGGGCCACTTAAAACACgatattgggcttgtgggccttgagCCCAAACCCAAAGTTCACTACCCAAAACCCTAGGTATATAAGTGTAGTAATACACTTATGCTCTCATTTTGTTGAAAACTCACCAAACACGCACACAATGAGCAGTCTGTGCACTTCATCTCCTCTAGTGAGAAACCCTAATCCTCTCATTTACAACATCAGCCGCTCATTGCCTCCTTCCCTCTCTAATCCTTCTTCTCCTCTGCAAATATTAGTCATACACACACAAATAAAACCCAAATCCTTTACAAAAACAACCAGTCGCATACCAGAACCCCACCTCTGCTCTCATCAGTCCGGTCGCCGGAGGAGGGGCACCGGTTGCAGTTCCGGCGCCGGTTTGCCTGGTCAGACCGAGCACACATCACCCCGCTCCACTTCATCTACGCACCCCTCCCCCCTTTTCGATTGGCAAAAcggagcaccaccaccaccgtccggtggtggtgcggcggctACGAGCAGAAGAGAGAGatgagatagagagagagagagagaccgaggagatagagagagaaagacCGAGAGAGAACGAGGAGAGAAGCTAGAGAGTCACGGCGGCGGATGTCACCAGCGTCGGTTGGATTTGAGCCGACAGCCACGTTTTGTTCGGTAAATCCTTCAGTTTTCACTTATTTTCCCTCTTAGTCTTCTTATTTTTTTTTCGAAATCGATGCTCTCCATCAAAGTTATGGCTTGTATCAGGGACAAAACAACGACAAATGAGGTGGTTTCGAGTCTCGGGTTCAGTATGTCAGATTTGAATCAAGTGAGATGATGGCTCGGGTTAGATTCGGCCAATGGTTCGATTCAGGTCAAATGGGTTGGACGGTCTCAGCTTTGGttccggttgactcggtcaaactcGGGTCAACAACTCAACTCAGTCAACGGCAGTCAACGCCCGGTCGACAACAGTCAACGGTATTGTTCAGGTTCAGATTTTGGTTCGGGTTCGGGTGTGGTGCAACTCGGTCAGATTCAAGTGCGGGTTTCAGGTCAACAAGTCAACGTTGGTCAAACTGGTCAAAGATAGACAGCTGTCGGGTCAAACTCAGTCGACGcaagacccggtaaagtttaaCAACGCGTTGAACTTTTATACATATACGTTAGTTTAGATAGTTTACGCGAACCGAGCTCGACCCAATTAAACAACGTTTATACACTCGTGATTATTTACGTTTTGGTGCTTGAcaaatagtatatatatatacatatatattttggTTTGTTGACAATTGTTGAATCTTGACATAATAACGACAACTTATGTCGTCGGGGTTATtcccaaaaacagaggaaactctgcccaatTTTCGTTAAAAACCCGAATTACAAACCGTTATTATATCTTAAAAACGACACCAATGGAAACTCtagttttcttataaaaataaatatagaagTATATTTATTTTAGCGGCGTTATATAACATATAAGACGGATTACTAACAAACATAATCGTTTATATTTACTCTAAGCGTGGTTACtcgtatattttttttataaaataaatataattgtttatatttatttcagatgccgtttatatttattaatataattgttttatatttatttcaaacgacgTTACTTCGTGTAGATTATAAAATCAATTTAATCGCTTACATTTATTTTAAATGTCGACATTAAACTTTCTTACGAactaaatatagtttttatatttagttCAAACGACTGAATTTGGAATTTATATTTTAAACTCACGACTTagaatatatgtgtgtatatatatatatacacacacttttATTTCCATCTTATGAAAACTACAACGACATGAACCGCTATTCACCTACGCTTTCTATTCGCGACGACTAACATGACTTcgtaagtatatttatatttatacatataaatatatattctaaaacACTCGAAAACTAAGTTGTTTTCGAAAATTAGTTTCatcccgattataaacgggatcaactAACCATAGAATGGTTATTCTAAGTCAAGATAACAACACCTTCGTAGAGTCGTGTtattaacgactcggtagagctcggacacgtagtttagctacgtttaaactagaaactgataagttattccctgttaggaatactatagatgcacgctagcCACTTCACGAACCACGTTAAGCTAGCTtcgcacaggaatgtcaaggtgagttcataacccccactttttactgttttacatttttataaatgttttcgggggtggaaagacatgcaagttttgcaaaagtaaacaacttttcgttgaacgaaaactcatatttctaaaccatattgcgaatggatttcaaggaactcaaatggtttacgaatggtttatactaaacataccggttttacaaaacacacgcgtatttacgaaacgtgcatgattttctaatgggtacgggcgacacagtcgaggtgattcgacacagtcgaggttattcgacacagtcgaggggattcgacacagtcgaggttattcgacacagtcgaggtcattcacacagtcgaggtgattcgacacagtcgaggtgattcacacagtcgaggtgattcgacacagtcgaggtgattcgacactaaaaatcgtctacacaggttgagtacttcctatgtcgtcgcatacgttaatgtcctcgcgaaacattaacgatcaacctgttcatagatgctttacatacccatttacaacactaAAAATTTCCtatattcataagattcatttgatggaaactcacaaataccTAGATTTACAatctttggtaacgtttttcaaattatacctaagtaagaggacgcgctgatcctgcttacaaaggttagtttgggcttggcccattctctCTCCTGCAATGCACAAACACTCTCGTaggctagactcacagttctcatatatcatgccaagaaaatgattttactatattttctcaacaattttaaaaccggttatcaaaaagatttattttaaatcttttcaaaacaaactatgaactcgctcaactttatgttgactttttcgcatgttctttctcaggttgcattttcaaaactatgcaacggttggaataggagaacccatgggaattcgagtacttagcaggcgttcaatttctagaagtcttagctaattgcttccgctgtgcaatgaagataccggtccagtcacgccatgctctgatatttcggggtgtgacagattggtatcagagctataggtttcagcgaattaggtttctgtagagatacctaggctttaacctcactcTTCTCTGGGGACTTAGATATCAAGAACTGAACACGTACAaaacgcctaagactcgaatatggggttccaaccgttgccgaaacaTGATTCAAAagttttggttttaaacatacacaagtGTTGCGTTGATACACGGTACACGAGACGATTACACATAGAAAACAAAAACCTTGAGGGTTTTGATAACACGCATATAGGACCTTTGGGAAAACTCTTGATAAGAAACTTATGTCGAAATTCATTAAAGGTCCTGACGTAGGAACTGCGATTATTAACTCGCGCAACCGCCattatattatgtcgtctatgctatcCTAATTAcacgagcaggtaacctacgcgaAACGAAACGTTAGTGCATAGGAATACTTGTAACTCAAATTATACATCAACGGATGTCGGAGCACATCATATTCTACGCAGAACGAAATGCTAGTGAACAGgtatacatgaaacttaaactatacgtcagtggacgtcgaagtacatcacacacgattttcgaggcaaggcctttgGAAAACACGATTGGGCACAGcaacaacgatgctaatcccGTTAGCGGGAGAACTAGTGATCGAAACGCGACAAATTGCCAAGTGATCCTGCAAGCAACACGAATCATGCTGAGGTACGTTGAAACAAGATTTCGTAACGATCGATACTAGTCTAAAGAGACTCGCAACTATtagcgctgcaaaagaagtcacatgtcttcgcATTCCCCCTACTTCATTCATGGCGATTATGCTACGTACAACATTCTATGGTAATGTCACATAACAACCAATCATCACGTgaacttccaggtaaagtccttaaatttcttttgttgaaatttcgacttcttgcatatagtgagtagatttttgcatttctactcccccccCTAATGATCGTTGCACCACAAAAATTTTCTTTCATGATAGCGAACACTCATTTGCTTATTTCTTGACAAATTCGTACGCTACCCATGAattgtttgttacgcatgtggtttcactcgaaattgttgctttatcaacGTTCAATATTGTTTCGCTATGTCGATTATTGCATTGTGATTTGGATGATTGCATTGTTGCAAAGCGTTGACTtcttgatatcgagtcaacgaaaCTTGTTGAAACTCCTTTCCTTTTCaagctacatacatggtttttcgttgtaaccatgtcAAAATTCCGTATCGATATATGCATTCATTGTCGGAATGTAactaaaccaagttcaattgtttgaacttgctcatgatatatattcaattcaaggtctaatatgatggattgaagtcATCATATTCAacataatcccaacaagcacttcatttgttttgaaccttaacatgcttgtttggttttcgacttcattgaatcTTTTCTTTGaccacgatcaccttgtggtggcgttttcACAAgtctgaagcttgcgctaatctcgttgctcacatcatgtacggatttagTTCTTTATTTATtggtttattgatattaaatccgctttgttgatttatcatattagagcaatcttaacacaatcgtgtgttaagataatggtacacaaatttatgtcctatttcggtgtacctcttaacggttctttctGCATCGGTCAAACATTTCGTGATATTTATTGCTCTTCATtttcgatcgaaaaacattatttgTTGTTTCATTATCGtttgaaaatcctatgagatttgtttgaaacaaatattCACATTTACTTCGTTGAGCCCTTTCATCTGATTTCatacacggtgatacttgttcggtcaccgctattattgaattgtttcattcaatacgacaccttgtggtgtcggtaatcatgatcgagcgtttcatgcaaaacacggtgatgcttgttcggtcaccgctattatcgaattatttcattcactacgacaccttgtggtgttggtataaacttgtagctttgGCTAATCATAATCGAGCGTTTCacgcaaaacacaggtgatacttgttcgatcaccgctattattgaattgtttcattcactacgacaccttgtggcgtcggtaaaaacttgaagcttgtgctaatcacgatcagcCGTCTCATGCGAAATTGTATATGTTTTTCGTTTGACACGTCATTtaatagtcttaatgcaactatgtattaggacgatgatacaccaggttcgtttgtatttcatttcggtgtatccttgcaactcaacAATGTCAGCACCATGATTTTATCTTGTTCATTTATTGGTTcgatagttgacaaatcatttttatgattctatttatttgagcttgttgaattcgagttttaatcatacaacaaccaacgcaagcatccgttggtagtaaattctattgtttcaaaaagtgattgcatattgtgaacgttaatttggaattctattggtcgaaATTTCTCTTTTGTTGAAACCCGTAAACGTACTCActttggtgatagtatcacaacgCTTCGTTCATTTGACATCGATTTCTAGAACAAACTCAGTTAAACCGTTGGGTTCCTATTGATGCGAAATGTTATTGCAATCACGTAATTTGAACAAGTTTTGGTTCGATTACACGGTCATTCACTTTGGAGTTACTCGGACTTACCTAGGAATGACACAACTCTGAAGAGacaacatagtctaaatttcgaggacgaaatttctgcaacagggggagaatgtgacaaccggtaattaatggcctctaattacgtgattaacaaatGATTAAAGCGATAATAAACAGTTTTTACgacgcaaattaacttaattaggccgtTGGAGTGTCTTGGAACGCCTAATCGACTTTATAGCGCGTGTATGACAATCTGCGGAGAAATCGTTGGATATTAAACGAAAACGAATAGAAACCAAACAAAATACATAAAACGCCGACAAATATGATATTTTTATGAAATATTTAACCTATTAATTAAATTTTAAGAAACACGGTCGAAACCAGATTAAAAACGAAGAGCAACGCCATTTTACGCGATTTATACCGTGATCGACGAACAAACGCGCATACATCGACTATCGACCATAAAATTTCGCGTTTAACACTAAAATTTTATTCTATGATATTCCGACAACTTCGGGTTTCGAAAACGGGTTCATAAGATTTGGCGGGCCACTTAAAACACgatattgggcttgtgggccttgagCCCAGGCCCAAAGTTCACTACCCAAAACCCTAGGTATATAAGTGTAGTAATACACTTATGCTCTCATTTTGTTGAAAACTCACCAAACACGCACACAATGAGCAGTCTGTGCACTTCATCTCCTCTAGTGAGAAACCCTAATCCTCTCATTTACAACATCAGCCGCTCATTGCCTCCTTCCCTCTCTAATCCTTCTTCTCCTCTGCAAATATTAGTCATACACACACAAATAAAACCCAAATCCTTTACAAAAACAACCAGTCGCATACCAGAACCCCACCTCTGCTCTCATCAGTCCGGTCGCCGGAGGAGGGGCACCGGTTGCAGTTCCGGCGCCGGTTTGCCTGGTCAGACCGAGCACACATCACCCCGCTCCACTTCATCTACGCACCCCTCCCCCCTTTTCGATTGGCAAAAcggagcaccaccaccaccgtccggtggtggtgcggcggctACGAGCAGAAGAGAGAGatgagatagagagagagagagagaccgaggagatagagagagaaagacCGAGAGAGAACGAGGAGAGAAGCTAGAGAGTCACGGCGGCGGATGTCACCAGCGTCGGTTGGATTTGAGCCGACAGCCACGTTTTGTTCGGTAAATCCTTCAGTTTTCACTTATTTTCCCTCTTAGTCTTCTTATTTTTTTTTCGAAATCGATGCTCTCCATCAAAGTTATGGCTTGTATCAGGGACAAAACAACGACAAATGAGGTGGTTTCGAGTCTCGGGTTCAGTATGTCAGATTTGAATCAAGTGAGATGATGGCTCGGGTTAGATTCGGCCAATGGTTCGATTCAGGTCAAATGGGTTGGACGGTCTCAGCTTTGGttccggttgactcggtcaaactcGGGTCAACAACTCAACTCAGTCAACGGCAGTCAACGCCCGGTCGACAACAGTCAA
The sequence above is drawn from the Helianthus annuus cultivar XRQ/B chromosome 12, HanXRQr2.0-SUNRISE, whole genome shotgun sequence genome and encodes:
- the LOC118485064 gene encoding mannose/glucose-specific lectin-like, encoding MEKLLTPSNFKPTAVFGEPQSSFFGRKVHRTDNKMTMISFYPNEYLMSISGTVGSVHLYGLVVKSICFKTNLDLYGPYGTDDDTAFSYDVKDEVIVGFHGLTNSYYLNAIGVYAIHKSPASPPTSTYEGKIKNGVHSLLCCSLQFEYLKSDGKSVMSQIHGGTDGVEIHLVNLEDNGEYLTGISGLCGPVKGFDGLEAVWWRRVEIMSGGNIDDENVTNKTTNVLY